The following are encoded in a window of Impatiens glandulifera chromosome 5, dImpGla2.1, whole genome shotgun sequence genomic DNA:
- the LOC124940168 gene encoding dehydration-responsive element-binding protein 1E-like codes for MSDFTNLFPSLYPSESSNSDLVNNRTTTTAANIEIEEEVHLASSNPKKRAGRKKFQETRHPVFRGIRQRNTGKWVCEVREPNKTTRIWLGTFPTIEMAARAHDVAALALRGRSACLNFADSAWRLRIPTSTDPKEIQRAAAEAAEEFRPSRVTEDVMNFPTNENVGDDDSVLGGGEQVGFCADMAEGPMLSPPRYSTEGCYFNDNEVDFYHDLTLWNY; via the coding sequence ATGTCTGATTTCACCAATCTGTTTCCGTCCTTGTATCCATCAGAATCATCAAACTCGGATCTTGTCAACAATAGAACCACCACCACCGCCGCCAATATTGAAATAGAAGAAGAGGTTCATTTGGCTTCAAGCAATCCCAAAAAACGAGCTGGTCGGAAGAAATTTCAAGAAACCCGCCACCCTGTTTTCCGCGGCATTAGGCAGAGGAATACCGGCAAGTGGGTTTGCGAAGTCCGGGAGCCCAACAAGACAACCAGGATTTGGCTTGGAACTTTTCCGACAATCGAGATGGCGGCGAGGGCTCATGACGTGGCGGCGCTAGCTCTCAGAGGACGATCGGCTTGTCTTAATTTCGCCGACTCTGCTTGGAGACTTAGGATTCCGACATCAACAGATCCGAAAGAGATTCAGAGGGCTGCGGCTGAGGCGGCGGAGGAATTTCGGCCGTCACGTGTGACAGAGGATGTCATGAATTTTCCGACCAACGAGAATGTGGGAGACGACGATTCGGTCTTAGGTGGCGGTGAACAGGTGGGATTCTGTGCTGACATGGCAGAAGGGCCTATGTTATCGCCACCTCGTTATAGTACAGAGGGATGTTATTTCAACGATAATGAAGTGGACTTCTATCATGATCTGACACTGTGGAATTATTGA